In Desulfofundulus luciae, one DNA window encodes the following:
- a CDS encoding 3-oxoacyl-[acyl-carrier-protein] synthase III C-terminal domain-containing protein codes for MAGAFVADYGVYIPRGRVSGDILKSLYGKSPAGVKGIAMAEMDEDSLTMAYEAAKGIVERNRVGGVILACNSLPFTHKKGSSLLGKMLRLDSSLPCWDLAGGPLAAAEALSLAVNLVEGGSSEGILVVCAEHPRYRPGEEVEMAWGAGAAAFMVAPRGFARVEDIVADYEIESYDLWSLRGEEVLRYRPEMLDDNFDRALSRLLTTRGGTENLGGYRYVPLQLNRFRWTRVLARRGIKNDQWEPVNSLSAVGNLGSATFAVNLAMAFEQAAEGDRILAVGYGHGNTVSVSLSLTADPPPCGVREKMAAAMPVDLATYWKTIFQRRFGA; via the coding sequence ATGGCCGGCGCTTTTGTTGCGGATTACGGGGTGTACATTCCCCGCGGACGGGTGAGCGGTGATATTTTAAAGTCGCTTTACGGAAAAAGTCCGGCCGGAGTGAAGGGCATTGCCATGGCCGAAATGGACGAAGATAGCCTTACCATGGCTTACGAGGCCGCCAAGGGTATTGTGGAAAGGAACCGGGTAGGAGGAGTAATCCTGGCCTGCAATTCCCTGCCCTTCACCCATAAAAAGGGTTCTTCTCTGCTGGGAAAGATGTTGCGTCTGGATTCCAGTCTCCCCTGCTGGGACCTGGCAGGTGGTCCCCTGGCGGCGGCAGAGGCCCTCAGCCTGGCGGTGAATCTGGTTGAAGGCGGTAGTTCCGAAGGTATTCTGGTGGTTTGTGCGGAGCACCCCCGCTACCGGCCGGGGGAAGAAGTAGAGATGGCCTGGGGGGCCGGGGCAGCAGCCTTCATGGTGGCGCCGCGGGGTTTTGCCCGGGTAGAAGATATCGTGGCGGATTACGAAATCGAGAGCTACGACCTCTGGAGTCTGCGGGGGGAGGAAGTACTCAGGTACCGCCCGGAAATGCTGGACGATAATTTCGACCGGGCTCTCAGCCGCCTGTTAACAACCCGTGGGGGGACGGAGAATCTGGGCGGTTACCGCTATGTGCCCCTTCAACTAAACCGCTTCCGCTGGACCAGGGTTCTGGCCAGGCGGGGTATTAAAAACGACCAGTGGGAACCGGTTAATTCCCTTTCGGCGGTGGGCAACCTGGGGAGTGCTACTTTTGCGGTAAACCTGGCTATGGCCTTTGAACAGGCCGCAGAGGGCGACCGGATTCTGGCGGTGGGCTACGGTCACGGTAACACGGTGAGCGTTTCCCTTTCCTTAACTGCAGATCCACCCCCCTGCGGGGTCAGGGAAAAAATGGCTGCCGCCATGCCGGTGGATCTGGCCACCTACTGGAAGACCATTTTCCAAAGGAGGTTTGGTGCTTGA